One genomic window of Cupriavidus malaysiensis includes the following:
- the pyrR gene encoding bifunctional pyr operon transcriptional regulator/uracil phosphoribosyltransferase PyrR: protein MTQSSTPDAEVLYRSLRDQVQALLPAAPEARAQWGVAGIHSGGAWIAERLAADLGLAGHGVVNVAFHRDDYAKKGLHSQAQPTTLPFEVQDRNVLLIDDVLATGRTIRAAVNELFDYGRPARVVLAALVDRGGRELPIAADIVAERLELPRERTLVLSRQGEGAGMRFAFATEAAAS, encoded by the coding sequence ATGACCCAGTCCTCCACCCCCGACGCCGAAGTGCTCTATCGTTCGCTGCGCGACCAGGTCCAGGCCCTGCTGCCCGCGGCCCCCGAGGCCCGCGCGCAATGGGGCGTGGCCGGCATCCACTCCGGTGGCGCCTGGATCGCCGAGCGCCTCGCCGCCGACCTCGGGCTGGCGGGCCACGGCGTGGTCAATGTCGCCTTCCACCGCGACGACTACGCCAAGAAGGGCCTGCACAGCCAGGCCCAGCCAACCACGCTGCCGTTCGAGGTGCAGGACCGCAACGTATTGCTGATCGACGACGTGCTGGCGACCGGCCGCACCATCCGCGCGGCCGTCAATGAACTGTTCGACTACGGCCGGCCGGCCCGTGTGGTGCTGGCCGCGCTGGTCGACCGCGGCGGTCGCGAGCTGCCGATCGCCGCCGACATCGTGGCCGAGCGCCTGGAACTGCCGCGCGAACGCACGCTGGTGCTGTCGCGCCAGGGCGAGGGCGCCGGCATGCGCTTCGCCTTCGCCACCGAGGCTGCCGCCAGCTGA
- a CDS encoding 16S rRNA pseudouridine(516) synthase: protein MTLDRILQSQGFGTRRYCGDLVYAGLVEVDGEACDDPRARFEPEGLRLVVDGEAWICHVKAYLMLNKPAGYECSQRPLHHPSVYTLLPVPLRERGVQAVGRLDQDTTGLLLLSDDGQFIHAQTSPKRKVPKVYEVTTAEPVTLAQIEALRNGVQLDDEPAPLAAADCMGTGEHSMRLTLVQGKYHQVKRMVVAAGNHVTALHRSAVGPVSLDPGLAPGGWRWLHAEEVAQLTRKD, encoded by the coding sequence ATGACACTCGACCGTATTCTCCAATCCCAAGGCTTCGGCACGCGCCGCTACTGCGGCGACCTGGTCTATGCCGGCCTGGTCGAGGTCGACGGCGAGGCCTGCGACGACCCGCGCGCGCGCTTCGAGCCGGAGGGACTGCGCCTGGTGGTGGACGGCGAGGCCTGGATCTGCCACGTCAAGGCCTACCTGATGCTGAACAAGCCGGCTGGCTACGAGTGCTCGCAGCGGCCGCTGCACCATCCCAGCGTCTACACGCTGCTGCCGGTGCCCTTGCGCGAGCGCGGCGTGCAGGCCGTGGGCCGGCTCGACCAGGACACCACCGGCCTGCTGCTGCTGTCCGACGATGGCCAGTTCATCCATGCCCAGACCTCGCCCAAGCGCAAGGTGCCCAAGGTCTACGAGGTGACCACCGCCGAGCCGGTGACGCTGGCGCAGATCGAGGCGCTGCGCAACGGCGTGCAGCTCGATGACGAACCGGCGCCGCTGGCGGCGGCCGACTGCATGGGCACCGGCGAGCACAGCATGCGCCTGACGCTGGTGCAGGGTAAGTACCATCAGGTCAAGCGCATGGTGGTGGCCGCCGGGAATCACGTGACCGCCCTGCACCGCAGCGCGGTCGGGCCGGTCAGCCTCGATCCCGGCCTGGCGCCGGGCGGCTGGCGCTGGCTGCACGCCGAAGAAGTCGCGCAGCTGACGCGCAAGGATTGA
- a CDS encoding YqgE/AlgH family protein, which produces MAKPEAQINLTNQFLIAMPGMADPTFAGSVVYVCEHNERGALGLVINRPIDIDMGTLFDKIDLKLEIQPVASQPVYFGGPVQTERGFVLHDPVGRYVSSLTVPGGLEMTTSKDVLEAVANGDGPRRFLLTLGYSGWGAGQLEEELSRNGWLTVHSDPEIIFSIPPEERFAAAIRLLGIDLTMLSGEAGHA; this is translated from the coding sequence ATGGCGAAGCCCGAAGCCCAGATCAATCTGACCAATCAGTTCCTGATTGCCATGCCAGGCATGGCCGATCCGACCTTTGCGGGTTCCGTCGTCTATGTGTGCGAGCACAACGAACGTGGCGCCCTGGGCCTGGTGATCAACCGGCCCATCGATATCGACATGGGCACGCTGTTCGACAAGATCGACCTCAAGCTCGAGATCCAGCCGGTCGCCAGCCAGCCCGTCTATTTCGGCGGGCCGGTGCAGACCGAGCGTGGCTTCGTGCTGCACGACCCGGTCGGCCGCTATGTCTCTTCGCTGACCGTGCCCGGCGGCCTGGAAATGACCACCTCCAAGGACGTGCTGGAAGCTGTCGCCAATGGCGACGGGCCAAGGCGCTTCCTGCTGACGCTGGGCTATTCCGGCTGGGGCGCCGGCCAGCTCGAGGAAGAGTTGTCCCGCAATGGCTGGCTGACCGTCCACTCCGATCCCGAAATCATCTTCAGCATTCCTCCCGAGGAACGCTTCGCCGCCGCCATCCGCCTGCTGGGCATCGACCTGACCATGCTCTCGGGTGAGGCCGGGCATGCCTGA
- the ruvX gene encoding Holliday junction resolvase RuvX, whose product MPEQPGLGRPRDGTVLAFDYGERKIGVALGNFVTREARALTILPNLTVDGRFAAVAALIAEWSPVQLVVGMPLNPDGGEQPSMRLARRFGNQLNGRFGLPVSWVDERYTSRLAQMAGARPGALDAEAARIILQQYFDQPEACERPDMPPDRGGA is encoded by the coding sequence ATGCCTGAGCAGCCGGGCCTTGGCCGGCCCCGCGACGGTACCGTGCTGGCTTTCGACTACGGCGAGCGCAAGATCGGCGTTGCCCTGGGGAATTTCGTCACGCGCGAGGCGCGCGCCCTGACCATCCTCCCGAATCTGACCGTGGACGGCCGCTTTGCGGCCGTCGCCGCACTGATCGCGGAGTGGTCGCCGGTCCAGCTGGTGGTGGGCATGCCGCTCAATCCCGACGGCGGCGAGCAGCCGTCGATGCGGCTGGCGCGCCGCTTCGGCAACCAGTTGAACGGCCGCTTCGGGCTGCCGGTGAGCTGGGTCGACGAACGCTACACATCGCGCCTGGCGCAGATGGCCGGCGCGCGTCCGGGTGCCCTCGACGCGGAGGCCGCCCGCATCATCCTGCAGCAATATTTCGACCAGCCGGAGGCATGCGAGCGGCCTGACATGCCGCCCGACCGGGGCGGCGCCTGA